The following proteins are co-located in the Triticum aestivum cultivar Chinese Spring chromosome 1A, IWGSC CS RefSeq v2.1, whole genome shotgun sequence genome:
- the LOC123063600 gene encoding protein IQ-domain 26 — MGRAMRWLKKVLTGGGGKKEGAKEPSAAVPPIERRRWSFAKARSSVADASRRPSVTAVVAGELSQARPCGCGQARETETEAAVLIQKAFRGYLARKALRALKSLVKLQALVRGYLVRKQAATTLHRLQALMRLQASSQALKNLSSSRRSIEQERKTSVPVVHRRRLSEGGAGDDRSPRIVEMDTCQLRCRSSRIAGRYAAADPQAPPPSSPLAYFCKPPSRLQLRELEPQQPKTTQNTPRLPAIVPGGSPAKGRPSCGGGRESSSPRYMAETASSVARGRCQSAPRQRHGNNNPAAGLAPGLARGGSRKAAPQSQDSFSFKSSEACSRVEDYSEMSDEVTRDYYLDQLW; from the exons ATGGGGCGGGCCATGCGGTGGCTCAAGAAGGTgctcaccggcggcggcggcaagaagGAAGGGGCCAAGGAGCCGAGCGCCGCCGTGCCGCCGAtcgagaggaggaggtggagcttcGCCAAGGCCAGGAGCAGCGTCGCCGACGCCAGCCGCAGGCCTTCCGTCACCGCCGTCGTCGCCGGCGAGCTCTCCCAGGCCAGGCCGTGCGGCTGCGGCCAGGCGCGCGAGACGGAGACGGAAGCCGCCGTCTTGATCCAGAAGGCCTTCAGGGGCTACCTG GCCAGGAAGGCTCTCCGCGCCCTCAAGTCGCTGGTGAAGCTGCAAGCGCTGGTGCGCGGCTACCTGGTGCGGAAGCAGGCGGCCACGACGCTGCACCGGCTGCAGGCGCTCATGAGGCTGCAGGCCTCCTCGCAGGCCCTCAAGAACCTCTCCTCCTCCCGGAGGTCCATCGAGCAG GAGCGGAAAACGTCGGTGCCTGTGGTGCACCGCCGGAGGCTGTCGGAGGGCGGCGCCGGGGACGACCGCAGCCCCCGGATCGTGGAGATGGACACGTGCCAGCTGCGGTGCCGGTCGTCCCGGATCGCGGGCCGGTACGCGGCCGCCGACCCGcaggcgccgccgccgtcctcgccgctcGCCTACTTCTGCAAGCCGCCGTCGCGGCTGCAGCTGCGGGAGCTGGAGCCGCAGCAGCCCAAGACGACGCAGAACACGCCCCGCCTCCCGGCCATCGTGCCCGGCGGCTCGCCGGCGAAAGGCCGGCCCTCGTGCGGGGGCGGGCGGGAGTCGAGCAGCCCGCGGTACATGGCGGAGACGGCGTCGTCCGTGGCGAGGGGCCGGTGCCAGAGCGCGCCGAGGCAGCGGCACGGCAACAACAACCCCGCCGCCGGCTTGGCCCCGGGCCTGGCGCGCGGCGGGTCGAGGAAGGCGGCGCCGCAGTCGCAGGACAGCTTCAGCTTCAAGAGCTCGGAGGCGTGCAGCCGCGTGGAGGACTACTCCGAGATGAGCGACGAGGTGACCAGGGACTACTACCTCGACCAGCTCTGGTGA